The window TAATAAACTAAGGAAAAAATGGGTGATGAATATTTGAATAATTGTTTGCTTACATTTGTTGAGAGATAATTTTTCAATCAAGTGAATGATGAAGATGTCATCAAtcttttccaagaaggcgaccgcaAAGTTATAATGTTAGAAGGATATCATCACGTTATCAATTAAAAGGTACTTATGTATTCATGCGTTATGGTTTGATACATTGAAATATTGCTATTGCCGTTATGCTAGTGTTGTTTTGTTCATATATTGCTAGTGTTGTGTTGTTTGATTCATATACTACATTTAGAGCAAAAAAATTGAATGAATACACAGCCTACATTTCCTGGCGCCGCCACTGGcctccgggcgccccccagcgcgccgggttcggcctgggtccgccggcgtccAAACTGGCGGGAAACAGGCTCCTGGGGGCGTGACCGGGCCGATTATTGGGTGCTGGCGCTAAAAAAGCCTggtgggcctgttgggggcgcggctggagatgctctgagcTGAAACAACGAGAGTTGTTCTATTGAGCAAGCTGCGTTTGAAGAGAGTCTCGCCATGTCGTCCAGCGCGTCTGCCTCCACCTCCGCCATCGTCGCCGACAAGGTAAGGTGCCACCATATTCTCAAGATCGATGGCTTTTTGGGCATGATCGCCCTAACCTGCGGGGAGTGTGTGACATCTTGCCCATTCACCATCGGAGACCATCTATGACGAATTAGGTGCGACATCGTCGTCTTCAAGAAGTCTCGCGCCCAAGAGGGACCGGCAGGGCCCGCTGCACCAAGGCCAGTCTCGGTGCTGCCATCCGACCTGAACCGCCACCTCGGCGACCTCCTCGAGACCGGGAAGGGCGCCGACGTGGTGTTTGAGGTCGCCGGCCACAAGTtctccgcgcaccgctggctgctcgCGGCCCGGTCGCCGGTCTTCAATGCGGAGCTCTTTGGTGCAATGAAGGAGAGCGACATCGCCGTCAGCGTGGTCCGCATCGGCGACATGGAGGCGGGGGTGTTCGAGGCTTTCCTCGGCTTCATGTACACCGGCTCGCTGCCGGAGATGgcaaaggaggaggaagacgccatgTACCAGCATCTCCTTGTGGCCGCCGACAGGTATAACATGGAGAGGCTCAAGTTGATTTGCGAAGACAAGCTGTGCAAGAGAATTGATGGGAGCACCGTGGCCAACGTGTTGGCGTTGGCTGAGCTTCACCACCGCCGTGATCTCAAGGACGCATGCTACGAATTTCTCAGCACTCCTGCAAATCTTACGGAGGCCATGGCCACTGACGGTTCCGAGCATCTGAGCACAAGCTGCCCTTCTGTTGTCAAGGAGCTGATTGCCTTGTGCTCCGCACCTTAGTCCAGT is drawn from Triticum dicoccoides isolate Atlit2015 ecotype Zavitan chromosome 4A, WEW_v2.0, whole genome shotgun sequence and contains these coding sequences:
- the LOC119284132 gene encoding BTB/POZ and MATH domain-containing protein 1-like — encoded protein: MAAVLAYGHWLIAVGIDFANNFSIKCDIVVFKKSRAQEGPAGPAAPRPVSVLPSDLNRHLGDLLETGKGADVVFEVAGHKFSAHRWLLAARSPVFNAELFGAMKESDIAVSVVRIGDMEAGVFEAFLGFMYTGSLPEMAKEEEDAMYQHLLVAADRYNMERLKLICEDKLCKRIDGSTVANVLALAELHHRRDLKDACYEFLSTPANLTEAMATDGSEHLSTSCPSVVKELIALCSAP